Genomic window (Paenibacillus sp. PK3_47):
AGGATTCCGTGGCAGGACTGGCGGCTGCCCTCTAAATGTATTTGATGCAACTATAAGGGGTTGTATTTGTGCGGATCGGACTTTAATTGTAGTTTCTGCATTAAAAAACCGCCGAAATGCTGAAATGCAGCCTTTACGTCACTTTTAATTGTACAGAATACAGTTAACCTTTCATAAGCGTATATTTGCAGTCTTTTAACTGCAGGAAATACAATTAACCGCTATGTCTCCAACCCGCCGCTTGCTGGATAGATACCAACGTATGCGAAAAACCGGGTACAATGTGCGACTGCCTGGGTTAACGGGCCAATGTATGCGAAAAAGCGAGTACAATGTGCGACTGCCTGGGTTAACGGGCCAATGTATGCGAAAAAGCGAATACAATGTGCGACTGCCTGGGTTAGCGGGCCAATGTATGCGAAAAAGCGAATACAATGTGCGACTGCGCAGGGAATTGAGCTCAATGTACACGAAAAAGCGAGTACAATGTGCGACTGCCTGGGTTAACGGGCCAATGTATGCGAAAAAGCGAATACAATGTGCGACTGCCTGGGTTAGCGGGCCAATGTATGCGAAAAACCGAGTACAATATGCGATTGTACAGGTAAACGGACACAATGTACACGAAAAACCAAGTACAATGTGCGACTGCGCAGGGAATTGAGCTCAATGTACACGAAAAACCGAGTATAATGTGCGACTGTGCAGTTAAACGGACACAATGTACACGAAAAACCGAGTACAATGCCCACGCCGCAGGGAACCGAGCCCAATGTACACGAAAAATCGGATACAATGGCCACGCCGCAAGTAACCAGTCGTCCCAACAAAAGAACCTCCAATCCGCTGTTGCGGATATGGAGGTTCTTTAACTTGCTGCAGACGTTTGACGTTATGTGGTGAAGGGCGGACCCTTTGGAAGTTTCAGAAAGTATTCCTGCTGAGCGGCCCATACCCACCCTGGCCTAAGGCTTTACCGGATCTCTTTTGCGGAAAAAGGTCTTCAGCGCCTGATACACTTCCTTCTTATCCTTGATCACATAATGCATGAACTGCTCCTGCTTCAGGTGGCGGTAAGCGGACATCAGCGTGCTGCTACGGTTGTACTGGTTCACTTCCCCGTAGCCGAACATATTGCTGCGCTTCAGCAGCTCGCCGATCAGCTTGACACAGCGCTCGTTATCCGAGGTAAGGTTGTCGCCGTCCGAGAAGTGGAAAGGATAAATGTTGTATTTGGACGGCGGGTACCGGCTGTCGATAATCTCCAGCGCTTTCTGGTAGGCCGACGAGCAGATGGTGCCGCCGCTCTCGCCGCGGGTGAAAAAGTCATGCTCGCTGACCTCTTTGGCTTCCGTATGGTGGGCCAGGAACACAATATCGACCTTCTCATACTGGCGGCGCAAAAAGCGGGTCATCCAGAAGAAGAAGCTGCGGGCGCAGTATTTTTCAAAAGTTCCCATCGAACCTGAAGTATCCATCATCGCAATTATGACCGCGTTGGAATGGGGGACGGTAATATCATCCCAGGTTTTGAACCGCAGATCATCGGGGCTGATGCTGTGAATGCCGGGCTTGCCGCTGCTGGCGTTGCGCCGCAGGTTTTCCAGCAGGGTACGCTTCTTGTCAATGTTCGACATCATGCCTTTTTTGCGGATATCGTTGAAGACAATGGATTTGACCTCAATTTCTTCCTTGTCCTTAGGCGCCAGATGCGGCAGCTCCAGATCCTGAAACAGGATGTCCTCCAGATCCTCGATATTCACTTCCGCTTCCACCGTATCCTGTCCCGGCTGATCTCCCGCCTTGTCGCCTTTGCCCGGCTGGGAAGATTGGGAATCGCGGCCGAGCACATCGCCGACCTGGCTGTCCCCGTCCCCCTGGCCGACATGCTTCTGCTTGCGGAAGTTGTAAATAATCCGGTATTCGTCAAGGCTGCGGATCGGCACCTTTACAATCTGCTTGCCGTCCGACATGATAATGTTCTCTTCGGTAACGAGGTCGGGCAAATTATCCTTAATGGCTTCCCTGACCTTCTGCTGATGGCGCTCCTGATCCTGATGTCCTTTGCGGTGCAGGGACCAGTCTTCTTTTGACA
Coding sequences:
- the yhbH gene encoding sporulation protein YhbH; protein product: MPHSPGPYAFVVSKEDWSLHRKGHQDQERHQQKVREAIKDNLPDLVTEENIIMSDGKQIVKVPIRSLDEYRIIYNFRKQKHVGQGDGDSQVGDVLGRDSQSSQPGKGDKAGDQPGQDTVEAEVNIEDLEDILFQDLELPHLAPKDKEEIEVKSIVFNDIRKKGMMSNIDKKRTLLENLRRNASSGKPGIHSISPDDLRFKTWDDITVPHSNAVIIAMMDTSGSMGTFEKYCARSFFFWMTRFLRRQYEKVDIVFLAHHTEAKEVSEHDFFTRGESGGTICSSAYQKALEIIDSRYPPSKYNIYPFHFSDGDNLTSDNERCVKLIGELLKRSNMFGYGEVNQYNRSSTLMSAYRHLKQEQFMHYVIKDKKEVYQALKTFFRKRDPVKP